The window AGCGTCCCATTGTCACGGCCACCGCCGTCCCTCGCTCGCCGTCGTAGGCATGCATCACCGTGTGCTGGCAAAATAACATAATCAACAAAAAAATCTGATTTGTCGCTGGTGGCAGCAAAAATAATCACGGGTGCTAGCAAAACAAAATCACGGTTCCAGCAAAAAACAAGAACACTTCGCTGTTTGCCGTCGCAGCAAAAAATACCCGCAAAACAAATGGGTCACCGTCTTCCTTGATTGTAGCTCCGTCCACTATCATTGAAGCTCCTGAAGAAGCTGGTTCCAGCAATTAGTGCCGCCGATTCCAGCAAAAAGAGCACCACCAGTCGCCGGTCGTAGCAGTTGCCCCCGGTAGTAGCAAAAATTCTTGCCGGTTCCAGCAATTATTTTTGCCGGTCCCAGCAAAATGATTTTGACACCATCTGGTTCCAGCGTCGGTCCATGGTGGTTGTAGCTTTTTTGCCATGTGGTTCCAGCAAAAACTATCTCCGGTTGCAGCACCGGATCCCCCGTCTTCACCTCCGGCAGCTGCTGGTTGTAGCAACCATGGCTACTGGTTCCAGCATCGCTGGACTCCCATTGCAGCATCACCGGAGGAGAGGACGGCGAGAGAGACAGAGAAGAGGAGGGGATAGCTCAGGCAaaccagaggaagaagagaaGCGCGTGTGGATGAGAACGATGTGCGAGAGGAGATAAGGCAGAGAAAGAGCGGTTTGCGGGCCCACAAGAAAAGCAGCGATGTGTCGTTTGTTTGGAGACCTACGGTCTATATTTTGATCGAACGCACGCTGCGGGGCCGGCCGAACGCTCGGCCGGTCGACTGTACGCAAACATTTCCCCAATTATAATCGGCACCAACGCACTGATCGGTGCAGTACACGGCGAGTCGATTGTGTCGCACGGGCGGCTTGGTGGGCTGCGGTCCAGCGTTTGCACGGCACACACGCACGGTGCGACCCAGACGACTCGCCGCCTTATCATTGGGCCTCAGGCGTTGTTCGCGCGTTGCACTGGCGCACCCAGCCAGCTTGGTGCGTTGACGCCACCGGGCTCATCACGCTAATCTAGTGACCTGGGGTCCCTCCCAAGGATGTACGTGACGCTCTTTCGATGATCATGGGTGGGTGGTCACTGACTGCTCGATCATTTCGTAGTATCATGTCTCATGTGCCTAATGATTGGTGCTTGCAGATATCTGTATTTACACATGGTTAGGTTACTTAGGTATGACTCCGTTTTCTTTGAAACATGGTTAAAACAATGTGATGAGTATGTGGGTAGGCTGCTTCATCCGCAATTTTTTTTGTGTCAATTGGATCACCAGACTCAAAATCTTGACTATGCTACTTTCACCGGGTAATGATATGTGTCGTTTTGGAAAAGAATTGGAGTTAGAAATTCACAATTTTGTCTACTAAAGCTTAATATTTAGGCTGCACGATAAAAACAAGATCATGCATGTGAATTTATCTCAAGAACACACTCACAAATTTACAATATTTTTCACGTTTGTCTGAGTTGATTCCCCGCAATGACACCAAGCGTGCAGTGCAAAGCATCGAGCCGGAGACAGGGATGAGTTGGCCAGGTTCGCCATCACTCAGGAGGGCGATCCAGGAATGAGCcagagaggaggcggaggtgACGAGTGCGGGTGTAACGGTGGGTTGTCAATGACCAGGAAGTGGGTTTGGGGGCATGACCGGGGGGCGACAAGTCACTGAAGGAAGCTGCTCTGGCAGGGATTGCGTGGGTAGGCACGAGACAACAGTTCGATTGAGAGTGGCGGAAGGGTGGCCTAGGAAAATCAGAGAAGAAGAATTGGCTGGTTTCAACCTTTTTCGGTTGCTTGAAAAGTAGACGCCTCCTATTTTTCCATTTCATGAAAGATACTTTTATTTTATACAACAAGTTGTGCTCCATTCGGCATGAACGGTGAGCTATCTATTGCGTTTCAGAGATCGTGACACTGTTTATTTAGAGTACAAGTCACGTTACGCCAGGTGGTTGTGTTGGTGCAGGACCAGCACGGCAGGGGATAAACAAGGACCGACCCGACTGACGAAGCCGACTTCAAACTCGCCGTTTCATCTCCAGCCATCTCCCGTTGCTAATAATTCGCCGTACGTGTCGATTCGTTCTCTGAAAATGAACCAGCTAATAATACAGTAGCACCCCTGGATGGAACACGACTGATGGCAATGTTACACGACCGTTGATCTACTCCATCTGTACACCAGTCAGTCAATGGGAATATGCGATGGTGCCGATGCCGATCATTGTTATGCTTGCCTGAAACCCTCACGGCGACGCGTCTCTGACCTGGGCTGGCTTGCAGGCGCACAACTCACATCCTGGCGTGGTGTTTTTTATGAGCAAAACGGAGCTCAGCAGTCACGCTGAGACGGACAAGTCTAGTGCTTTCCGCAACAGGAAAGGCAAAGACGACGAGCGGATCAACTAGCAAGCTACAACACTTGTCGTGGCGAGGAGCAAGGCGATCCCCCAACGGCTGCACCTACCCGACCTGTGCGTTGCTGGAGAGCAACGCCACCGAGGGACGGAAGGAGGTAGGAACAGATGGCAAGCGGAGGAAGAGTCTGGACTGTGATCAACCACGGTCCATGCCCAGTCTGCTCGTTGATCACCTGAAGTTGAGGCACTTGAGTGGTTAGCCAACTGCCATATCCAACCTCCCAGCTTGCAAGCAGCTTACGCCAGTGGAACGAATCATCTGGGAGTTCAGATTTGGTCATTTGGATGAGTCTGGCCAAAAGGCCACACCTCTACCGCGTCCCCATCCCATCAACAAGACGATCTCCCCAATCATACTGATGCCAACACAATAATCTCTATCCTACAAGTACTTTTTTGTTTGACAGCATCTTAAAAGAAGTTCGGTACTGAATAGTACAATAAAAAAGGTACTGCTACTACGGTCATTTTGAGTTGGTCAGCGTCTTCTCGTCTAGTAAACCAGTGTCCGCCGACCTCAAGGTTAAATGTCAACGACGATATACGATAGCTGCCTCGAGATCAAAGTTCAGGCCCCCTTTTCTCTGTACCTGCGCCATTTTTGTGAGGACGTTGACCCCCTTTCCTACACAATGATTAGTTTGGACGTAAatcaaaagaagaagaagattaaTTTGGACGTTGACCGTGTTGCCTGGAACACAAAGCAAAGCAAAGAAAAGCACGCAGACCTTTTCTTTCGACTGCGCACAATTGGCAAGCAACAGGTTTGAGTTTTTTTTTGATATCAACAGGTTTGAGTTGACATCCCTCCAAGACATACCGTTCAGAATTTCAGACCACTTAAAAAAAATGATCAGAGCCTACGCCCATACTGTTCAAGTGCACGGAACAATTCTTCTTCTTAGAGTAGGTTCGATGTATAGTATAGGACCCGAAATGGATTAGCTCAAAGCTCTCTCCGCGCAGGGAATTAATGGTTGCTGGACGTTGCATCCAATCGCAATGTCAACTTCAGGTAAAAGTAGGCTCCGCCGCTTCATCTAACTCAAACGTGTCCCATTTTGGCTCATACGGCACATACACATCGAGTACGTGTGATCGTGTCCGTCGTTGTCATATCTGCTGAGGATCCTCTCTACTCTATCTCGCTGATCCTACCTCGCCCGCGCACGGGCGTTTAGCAAGGTCAAAGGGCCGCCACCTGCTGCTACAGAGCTTTGTGTTGGGGGCGCCTGGCTTTTGCAACGAAAACCAAGCCTCCTGATGATGGCGTTTTCGCTTGAGCGCAACAGACGCCGGAAAGGAGATTAGCATTAACAAATGGAGTGTCGAATTGAATACTCAGTGTTACTTGACGGCCGGAAGTGGTAGAAGCGATGGAAGGCGCTAAAAAGTTGTTGGCGCTGGTTTATTTTGTGCAATCATCATTGGTCGACGATGCGATTTTAAGTTAAATCACAGCCAAGGCTGCTGACTTGTGCGGGCTGTCTGACTTGGAGTGCACTTTTGCCAGTCGTTCATTTTTCCGAATGTCACAGAGAAAAGCGTTCGGTTCGTGTGCACAAGGACGTGTGAAGAACGCCGCTGCTCCTTTTCTTCacgggcaaatttgacaattttgacctctggacgaaatcaattcacagaatgaactgcccgTCAAACTATTTCACGCCGATGACctttttgtgtagcgcccgcgacgtaggcgccacaccctacggtgcagcgcctacCTCTGCGGTGTTGCACGCCAGTCCACCGTGGCAGCCTctgggcccgcacccagcagtgcagcgcctccgagctaggcgccacacatttaaagtgcagcgcctagcgcttaggcgctgcactgtgacttatccagCCACTTGGCTGCCCCCCCTCCCCCACTCCCCCACCCCACACACTCCAACCCGAGCTTTGCCCCCTCTcccactctctccccctctcaaatcctctcccaaatcttgcaaatttgaagaatttgtccgTGGATTTTGTAGTCAAACCCTCCCTCAAGGTAATCTTCTCCGATCCCCTTGTTTTGATCCAAGTAATGTTATCAAATTGCTCATTTGTTGCTAGTTTGGGGAAACTCTAGTTTTGTttggatctagagatttgcatggagatgtgagatgtttgtttCCCAATTTCCTATGTTTAGGCTTTGTTAGTATGTTAGGGTTATTCTTATGGAtgttcttatgttggtgctaggattaggtttagggctagggttatggttatggttagggttagggttgttgtttgatatatatattagggtttgtattccgtgttaatccttggattagtactcatggaagcaatgttaccTTGTGTTCTTTGAATGCTTATAGGGATGGAAAGAACATGTGTGTTGgttcatcatggggacaaagacgccttcttgaaaggcaatattgaaccggacccggatgagtttgacatggtgtttgatagtagtcctagctatgcggagctcttgcaacaagtgaggaaagatttgaattggatggaccctagtgatatcattgagttggaggaaaggcataatggtggttttggaatgcacatccgttggaagacaatgcgtgtcaactcggagcaacgttgggttgcatacaaggatACGGTGACCAaatcactagacaaggctcttgagttatttgcaacgaagaaggttgattcaagtttgcatttggacttgaaccggaaccgctcccctttggttgctagtagccccccacccttgaagcgagatgaaattgttgaacctcttttgacccaagaagtgaggccaacattgagcccgtttacaaacaaccaagatgaagctttgcaagaggacaatgatgagtatgcggacgatgacaatgaagttgatctccatgacaacaatgtgggtgatctcgacaaatatcatttgcaagagacaatggaccattccatctctttttcccgtgcatatgcatcggactcggatgacgatggtcccgatgaacaagttgatgcggaggggttcacggtgaaggaggccgaagctttcgagaaggtatttggtcgggatcatcgcactacattgttcaaggatgttagtctcgcggatgaagccgtggtagatggtggccaaTGTGTATCTCTTGGGGTTAGGCCAAGCTCTCATTGTGATTTGGGAGACGACAAGAACCGGATTGCTAAAGGGTCTAAGTTCGAAACCTTGTTGgaattgaagatgtggctcgacaactactcggttacgcattatcgttcacacaaggtggtgaactcggacgtcaatgtgcgctacacggttgcatgtgcatgtgTAGATGAAATATGTACgtggattgtgcgtgcaagaccatggaaaggaggtcccACTTGGCATGTCGTGAGTTGTGTGCCAACTCACATGTGCCAAGGCAAAAGGGTGGATTGCAAGATTGTGTCCCAAGACCACAAacaactcacgtccgagttcatcgcttacaggctctccaactcaatatccacacttccaacaatgagcgtccaacatgtcattgaccttgtgaaagccatctttcattacaaggtgaagtacggcaaggcatggaaggcgaagcaagccACATTTAAGATGTTGTATGGTACTTGAGAGGAAGCATACAACTgaatccctaggttgttgttagccatGGCCGCGACAAACCCGGGCATGGTTCATGTGGTCGAGCTTCATGGGCACCAAACAATGGTTCATGAAGGAAGGAAAGTCCGAGTATTTGGCCGTGCATTTTGGGCGTTTGAGCAATGCGTGAGGGCTTTCGAACACTGTAGGCCGGTCATGGCCATTGATGGCACGTTCTTTACCGGACAATACAAGGGAACCTTGTTGGTTGCGATAGCAAGTGATGCAAATAACCGGGTGTTGCCATTGGCATTcgctttggttgaggtggagAACAATGACAACTGGGAGTGGTTTTTGCGTCTTTTGAGGACGAAGGTGTTACCCTCTCAAAGAgaaatttgtgtcatatcggatcgGCATCCAGGAATTCTTAACGCGGTGGAGATTAACATTCCCGGGCATGCTCcgttgcaccatcgatggtgcatgaggcacttttgtttgaacttctatagggcatgtggccttaaggagttggctgatgatcttcaagattgttgtctcgctttctccgacaagcgcttcgccactttgtacaacaaattgctcgcacacaaaaaacttgatcccgagggtcaagactttctcaataggcacattcaataccggaacaagtgggcacgtgcttttgatgaagatggccggagatacggtcaaatgacaagcaatatggccgaatgcttcaatagggtgctcaaaggtgcacgtggattacccgtgacggcaatagttcaatacacatttgacaagatgaatgcATACTTTGTAAAGTACTCGATGGAAACGGATGCACATATAGCGGGTTAGAACCCGTGCAAGTACAAGTACAAGTTCCCACCCAAGGTTGATGAATGGTTGGTATTTCAATCACGGAAGGCGGACTCAGAAGAAGCTATATTATATTGCAACGAAGAGTGAAAGGGCCAGGAGGAACCACAAACGATGGCCGGCAACATGGAGGTCGGGCTTTCAAGGTGTCGTTAACACAATGTGATTGCACTTGCGGGAGGCCATTGTTGCTTCATCTCCCATGCTCACACTTGTATACCGCCGGTCGCGTTAGGAATGTGGACATCAATCACCCACACACCGTGAGGGAGTCGGAGTTCTCAATCATGACGGTCAAGAAAACATGGGCTCCCCGCTTCCACCCGTACTTTGACCAATCACAATGGCCGGAGTATCATGGAGTTCAACTATGGCCGGATCCGGAGTTGAAGGTTGTTAAACGGGGTAGACACAAGACAAAGCGTCTTAGAGGCGACATGGACGGATGGGGCCATGGTGGCGGCCGCAAAGCGGGCAACGAccaattccaagagcctcgtgagagctcccgttgtggggagtgcaaaggtcatggccacaacaaaagaaaatgtacgaaaccaaggaaaaggtccaagaaaaatgatgcaaccacaagacaacaaggagctacacaagggagccaaccaagtggtagccaacaagtgccaggCCAACCAAGAGGTAGCCAACAAGTGCGAAGGCAACCAcgtggtagccaacctagtggtagccaacaagtgccaaggcaaccaagtggtagccaacaagtgccaagccaaccaagtggtagccaacctagtggtagccaacaagtgccaaggcaaccaagtggtagccaacaagtgccaagccaaCCAAGTGTTAGCCAAAGAGGATCTAGGCAACAAAGAGGTCGGCAACTAGGACTTACAAGaagccgtggtggtggtagagctcgtggtggtggtctaggccgtggtggtggtgttggccgtggtgatggtcttGGCCGTGCTGATGGTCTTGGGCTTGGTGATGGACAAGGGCAAGGTCGTTATAGAGAAATGTTTGGATACCTTGATGGACCATTTCCGTATGTTGCTCACTAACTATAATGTTTCATATGTTCTTGTTGTACATGTTCTTCCATTTGTTTTTATTGTCTTTACTAACCATTATGTTTCACTCATTGTAGGTATGGCGGCTTCCCAACCCAAAAAACCAACAATGAAGGAGGATGGCGAAGATGAGATGGCAGGATGGTGGGAGAAGGCTACGAAGAAGCTTAGAGAGGAGGATGCAGCCGCactaaagaagaagaaggaagaggagctTGGGGAGAAGAGGAAGGAAATAGAGAGAGCGTCAAATGCGATGCGCGCTAGGGAGCAAGCGTTGGTGAGGAAATGTGAGGAGGCACAAAAGAAGCGTCAAAAGGATTTTGAAGAAAGAACCATGAAGCTTTGGGCAATTGCAGCTGAAAAAACAGAGAGGGAGAATCAGATATTCATGGAGAGGGTGGTTAAGGAGGCTCACCTCATAAGGaaaagggaggaggaagaggaagaagagaggaagaagaagaagggtaAGGGGCCTTGCTCTACGCAATAGAGCTATGTCATCTTTAACTTGCTTGTGGACGATGATCATGTTATCCTCTAAActtcgatttggttgtgaactactatgtgtcatgAACTACTATGCctcctcctcgatttggttgtgaactactatgtgtcgtgaagtactaTGTATTTCCTCCTAAATTTGGTTGTATGAACTACTCCTCAAGTTGAAGTACTATGTGTTATGAACTAGtatgtgtcgtgaagtacttTGTGCATATGTTGTCTTCACAGTTGTTTGCTTGCTAGGTATCAATCCTACTTCACATCATGGTACTATGTGTGCATATGCCAAAAAATTCTCTAAGTCCAAGTGCAAAGCCTAGCACAGAGGCGttgcactgtatagtgtggcgcctccaggctaggcgtTGCACGCCTGGGAAGAGCTGTCCATAGAGCAACAGAAGGTATGCTTGTtacagacctgtgcagcgcctagcgtgGAGGCGCCACACTAGGCGCTACACTATACAGTGTGGCGCCTCTCACCTAGGCACCACACAAACACTTAGTGTTTTTTTGTCATTTAGAGTATGTAATTTTCAGGCACAGTTCAACATTTCGTACAATAAACAGTAAAGATCTTTAAGTTCAACAAAGACAACATTTTGAGCATCACGACAAGTTCAACATTACTAGCACCACTTCAAATTCAACGACATAACAAGTTCCACATTACTAAGAGCTATCACAACTTCAAGTTTAACATAGAGCTaccaccactccaagttcaacgacataatAAGTTCCACCTTACTAAGAGCTAGCACCACTCCAAGTTCAACATTACAAATAGAGGACGATGACTAGTTCCTTGAGCGCTTTTTGGCTGCTCCCCCCTCTTGCTGGCTATCTTCTTCGCCTTCCTAGGAAGAGCAACCCGCTCCGGCTCCAGCTCTGGTTCCTCCACGACATCCACATCGTCATCCAAATAGTCATCCAAAGCCGCCATCCGCGAGGTGCCGACCGTCCTTTTGCCTCTTTGGGTGAAGTCTTCAGGTGTGTACTTGTTGATTCCCTTCCTAGACTTTAACTCGTATGCAGACCGAACCTGGTACGTCCCCAAGGTCATATCATCAGCAACCTATGCATCAACAAAAGATATGGAAAGACCATGTGTGAGGATATAGTTAGCAATGCATCAACAATTGGATATATGCTCATGCcatacctcttgggtgaccaCACCCACATCCTCATCCTCCAAAGGATCACCATGGCCCTGGCCCAAAGTGGGATATCATGGTGTCACCGACCTAGACCGTTCTGGTGATACATACTCGGGGTCACGACAACCGAAAAGGTTTGATAGCCGCCTTAACTTTTGGCCCTGGTGCTGCAACATGTACAAGTGAATGAGACATCGAACGTAGCAACACATGTTAAGTGCTAGTTTGAAGGAGATGTGAACCTTAATGAATGCTCGAAGTGCACCTTCCCCATCGCTTTTGCCAGCCGGGGTTGTTTCCAGAATAGTCTCGGTCTCATCAGTTGCTTTCTTGATATGGGCACGCTATGAACAGAAACGATATCAAAGTGTTaggcaagcgaagatgtgaatagTGCGAATGGAAAAGCAAAAAGGGCAAATACCACAAAGTTCATCATTGGAGCTGAAGGGATCACTGAGTTGCCTTTCCTGACTAACGTGTTGTACTGGTGGTCAGCTACCTCATAAAAAACGGTGGGTTCTTCCAAAATCTCCTCAGCATACACCGGCTTGCATACCTCCACACGGGTACTTGCAAGAAACCATGTGAGATAGTTGTTGAACGCGGTCGGGCATTGCTCACGAAGCTGGGCTCGTTTTCCAGCCCTAGCTTGCTCCACACTAAGCGCGAACTGTACGACATACTTCCTGTGATGCTTGGCCCAATCCTTGATCTTCCACAGCTTTTTCCTATCCAACCTGCAAGTTAGAAACAGAATATTAGCACCATCGAAACCGCCGAGAAGCTGCTAAGTGCTCAAGGTTAATTATATCTTACGCGTGTAGCAACTTCTCCGTGTCCTCCCACtccggcgggtgtggctggaacaaaccaaactggcggaacacccgatgtggcaggtgaagctgaaccgcccagttgcatatcagtgggcaccgCATATGCCAGAGATCCCTATCCCTAGTGCACATTGGATTCAGCCTGAACTCTATAGGGTTACCAAAACTCTCTCCTTTTCCATATGGCTCCCATTCCACCTACAAAATGGGATAAATGCAAAATTGATATCGAGTTACGATACAAGCATGATAATCACTTATGCAATGTCGATTCACCTGCTCAGGCGTGATCGCATCCAGCTCGCTCTTGTACAACTTGTACATGATCGAGGGATCATCCGTCGTCTCATTTAACACATCCACTTGTGAGCCCAAGTGGGGAGCCGCAGTGGGTCGTCTTTGTTGTCCCAATCCTCGTACTTCACGGTCTTCGGTCGTCCAACCGGCAaacgctcccagctccatatgGAAAGTGCGAGCACACAACCACCAATACCTCTAGA is drawn from Aegilops tauschii subsp. strangulata cultivar AL8/78 chromosome 1, Aet v6.0, whole genome shotgun sequence and contains these coding sequences:
- the LOC141039122 gene encoding uncharacterized protein — encoded protein: MHALIGMVPPEPREPEAEDKKERVPAGAPFTWITLHFGTCPEEANEDTVKTYARVYMCWTKPVVGNLEVEWEPYGKGESFGNPIEFRLNPMCTRDRDLWLDRKKLWKIKDWAKHHRKYVVQFALSVEQARAGKRAQLREQCPTAFNNYLTWFLASTRVEVCKPVYAEEILEEPTVFYEVADHQYNTLVRKGNSVIPSAPMMNFVVADDMTLGTYQVRSAYELKSRKGINKYTPEDFTQRGKRTVGTSRMAALDDYLDDDVDVVEEPELEPERVALPRKAKKIASKRGEQPKSAQGTSHRPLFVMLNLEWC